A genomic segment from Melanotaenia boesemani isolate fMelBoe1 chromosome 9, fMelBoe1.pri, whole genome shotgun sequence encodes:
- the LOC121646720 gene encoding E3 SUMO-protein ligase ZBED1-like isoform X2: protein MVAAARRMPYEHIPCAAHMLQRTITICLEDSSFDTALAKCRKIVGHFKHSPASTEELHQQQAALGQAREPLIQDVSTRWNSTLLMVSRYLRNQEAVNTTLAQQKHNLATLTNLECVKLQKLEDVLEPCRYVTELLGGESYVSCSVVLPALCHLKRVMEPTDEDQGYMMKFKTTFLKDLDTRKANINNRWLKMATALDPRFKDLKSIPKDERDEVWTWLGEMLAEAGPAPAQPTEDEPAAKKSLLLLCSSDSDSDKEEPRLLARYKAEPCIGMRECPLEWWAAHTSAYGQLSSIARKYLATPATSVPCERLFSLAGNIIQKKRAALHSDNVNKLVCLSNWLKET from the exons ATGGTCGCGGCAGCACGCCGGATGCCTTACGAGCATATTCCATGTGCAGCTCATATGCTCCAAAGAACCATTACAATTTGCCTTGAGGACAGCAGCTTTGACACCGCCCTGGCAAAGTGCCGCAAAATAGTCGGACACTTCAAGCACAGCCCTGCCAGCACAGAAGAACTGCACCAGCAGCAGGCAGCCCTCGGACAAGCCAGAGAGCCATTGATTCAAGACGTATCCACAAG aTGGAATTCAACCCTCTTAATGGTCTCACGGTACCTACGGAACCAGGAGGCTGTGAACACCACTTTGGCTCAACAGAAGCACAACCTGGCCACACTGACCAACCTAGAGTGTGTCAAACTACAGAAGCTGGAGGATGTTCTTGAACCCTGCAG GTATGTGACGGAGCTCCTGGGAGGGGAGTCTTATGTGTCATGCTCTGTGGTGCTCCCCGCACTCTGCCATCTTAAACGTGTTATGGAGCCCACTGATGAGGATCAAGGCTACATGATGAAGTTCAAGACCACCTTTTTGAAGGACTTAGACACACGCAAGGCCAACATCAACAACAGATGGCTGAAGATGGCAACTGCCCTTGACCCGCGATTCAAGGACTTGAAGAGCATACCCAAGGATGAGAGAGACGAG GTGTGGACCTGGCTTGGAGAGATGCTAGCAGAAGCAGGACCTGCTCCTGCTCAACCCACAGAGGACGAGCCAGCAGCCAAGAAGAGCCTGCTCCTGCTATGTTCTTCAGACTCTGACTCGGACAAGGAGGAGCCGAGGCTGCTAGCCCGTTACAAAGCTGAGCCTTGCATTGGAATGCGTGAGTGTCCACTGGAGTGGTGGGCAGCTCACACTAGTGCCTATGGACAGCTGTCTTCTATTGCTCGCAAATACCTGGCTACTCCTGCGACCTCTGTGCCATGCGAGAGACTCTTTTCTCTTGCAGGTAACATCATACAAAAGAAGAGAGCAGCCTTACACtcagacaatgtaaacaagCTTGTTTGTCTGAGCAACTGGCTCAAGGAGACTTAG
- the LOC121646720 gene encoding E3 SUMO-protein ligase ZBED1-like isoform X1 → MEKSAGDASQSLLGPLNGKFIYKKNADGTVNKNTVICSLCRKEFAFHRSCSSLTYHLNAKHVWAGSSANVATASTSSALRQPKLTDYGKRLSKGTTDKLTNSIAKWIAGDCRPISIVEDEGLNEAFQIASSDATFRLPSRGTVMKKIHQLYSDERKAKEELLAGSSNHVSLTGDHWTSVSNHNYLGVTAHLIDSEWKLKSFALTVCKTTTRHYADACAEQFEAVIKDWKIESKVSTIGTDSARTMVAAARRMPYEHIPCAAHMLQRTITICLEDSSFDTALAKCRKIVGHFKHSPASTEELHQQQAALGQAREPLIQDVSTRWNSTLLMVSRYLRNQEAVNTTLAQQKHNLATLTNLECVKLQKLEDVLEPCRYVTELLGGESYVSCSVVLPALCHLKRVMEPTDEDQGYMMKFKTTFLKDLDTRKANINNRWLKMATALDPRFKDLKSIPKDERDEVWTWLGEMLAEAGPAPAQPTEDEPAAKKSLLLLCSSDSDSDKEEPRLLARYKAEPCIGMRECPLEWWAAHTSAYGQLSSIARKYLATPATSVPCERLFSLAGNIIQKKRAALHSDNVNKLVCLSNWLKET, encoded by the exons ATGGAGAAGAGTGCAGGTGATGCGAGCCAATCTTTGCTGGGGCCATTGAACGGCAAGTTTATTTACAAGAAGAACGCAGATGGGACAGTCAACAAAAACACGGTTATTTGTAGCTTATGTAGAAAAGAATTTGCTTTTCATCGAAGCTGCTCTAGCCTGACTTATCATTTAAACGCTAAACATGTTTGGGCAGGTTCCAGCGCTAACGTTGCGACTGCTAGTACTTCTAGCGCTCTTCGCCAACCCAAACTTACAGACTATGGTAAACGACTAAGCAAAGGCACCACAGATAAACTGACAAACTCGATCGCTAAGTGGATAGCAGGTGATTGCAGGCCAATTTCAATCGTGGAAGATGAGGGGCTAAATGAGGCGTTTCAGATAGCGTCGTCGGATGCAACATTCAGGTTACCTTCGAGAGGTACGGTaatgaaaaaaatccatcagtTGTATAGTGATGAAAGGAAAGCAAAAGAAGAACTGTTGGCAGGTTCAAGCAACCATGTGTCCTTAACAGGAGATCACTGGACGTCGGTGAGCAACCATAATTATTTGGGGGTCACAGCACATCTAATCGATAGTGAGTGGAAGCTTAAATCTTTTGCATTAACTGTGTGCAAAACAACGACCCGCCATTATGCAGATGCGTGTGCCGAGCAGTTTGAAGCTGTGATAAAGGACTGGAAAATAGAAAGCAAAGTGTCAACCATCGGGACTGATAGCGCAAGAACCATGGTCGCGGCAGCACGCCGGATGCCTTACGAGCATATTCCATGTGCAGCTCATATGCTCCAAAGAACCATTACAATTTGCCTTGAGGACAGCAGCTTTGACACCGCCCTGGCAAAGTGCCGCAAAATAGTCGGACACTTCAAGCACAGCCCTGCCAGCACAGAAGAACTGCACCAGCAGCAGGCAGCCCTCGGACAAGCCAGAGAGCCATTGATTCAAGACGTATCCACAAG aTGGAATTCAACCCTCTTAATGGTCTCACGGTACCTACGGAACCAGGAGGCTGTGAACACCACTTTGGCTCAACAGAAGCACAACCTGGCCACACTGACCAACCTAGAGTGTGTCAAACTACAGAAGCTGGAGGATGTTCTTGAACCCTGCAG GTATGTGACGGAGCTCCTGGGAGGGGAGTCTTATGTGTCATGCTCTGTGGTGCTCCCCGCACTCTGCCATCTTAAACGTGTTATGGAGCCCACTGATGAGGATCAAGGCTACATGATGAAGTTCAAGACCACCTTTTTGAAGGACTTAGACACACGCAAGGCCAACATCAACAACAGATGGCTGAAGATGGCAACTGCCCTTGACCCGCGATTCAAGGACTTGAAGAGCATACCCAAGGATGAGAGAGACGAG GTGTGGACCTGGCTTGGAGAGATGCTAGCAGAAGCAGGACCTGCTCCTGCTCAACCCACAGAGGACGAGCCAGCAGCCAAGAAGAGCCTGCTCCTGCTATGTTCTTCAGACTCTGACTCGGACAAGGAGGAGCCGAGGCTGCTAGCCCGTTACAAAGCTGAGCCTTGCATTGGAATGCGTGAGTGTCCACTGGAGTGGTGGGCAGCTCACACTAGTGCCTATGGACAGCTGTCTTCTATTGCTCGCAAATACCTGGCTACTCCTGCGACCTCTGTGCCATGCGAGAGACTCTTTTCTCTTGCAGGTAACATCATACAAAAGAAGAGAGCAGCCTTACACtcagacaatgtaaacaagCTTGTTTGTCTGAGCAACTGGCTCAAGGAGACTTAG